CCTGCTCCTTGGTGTGTCTACATTCTCTGCTTCTGAGGAGCGCCAGGATTTGGGTTGCAGGATGGTGGACGCCTTTGCTCCTCTTGCCCACAGCGGGGCTGCCCATGACGCGCTGTGCTCCTCGTTAGAGCTGGGCCTGGTGTTAACACAGACGCACACGGCTCAGCAGCATCAGGACATCCCCGTGGAAGGCCCGCGTCAGGATACCATAAAGGAATGGGTTGGCACACGAGTTCCATGGGtagaacagcagcagcagcacctaGGAAGGATAGACGGAAGAAAAGATAAGCAGCTGTCAAGATGAGGATGAGCAGATGAAGAAGAAAGATTGAATAAAGATTTTTGAAGATGAGGATGAATGAAGGTAACACATAGCAGGATGAAGGACTTAAATTCAAGTCATTCCATTCGATCAACCAATAGGATGAATAAAGGAGTGATGTGGAGAACTAACAGACACAAGAAGTTGAAGATGTTCACGGCCATACGTTTGGCCATGCTGACATCCCCTCGGCTCGACAGATGCTGCTGGTTGTGCGCCATACAGTAGATGTGCACGTTGTGCACACCACAAACGCCAACACATTCTGCGCAAGCAGGGCTACCACGTAGACCATGGCGGGCGGTCGAGTCTGTGTCTATGAGCAGACAGATAACTCTCTTGTAGCTAACACCAGGCACAGCAGCCAGCCGGCTAGCATTAGCACCGCTACATGGCAGCCAGCGTGTAGACTGACAGCTCGCTGGCGAACACTGTGAGCGCCCCGGCCAATTGGCAGCCGGCGCCAGTCTGCCAGTCGATGGCGTAGTGGTGGGACCGGGAGCGCATGTAGAGGTCCACAGATGCGGTGAGCAGGAGGTACATGCCCATGTAGAGGTCTGCCAAGGCAAGGTTGCTTAGGAGGAAGCGGATGATTGTCAGTTTGTTGTGGCTGGTCAGCAGGATGAACAGGACCAGGAGGTTAGCAAGGACGGCTGGCAGGCTGACCAGCCACACCGACACCTGCATGAACCCCAGGCTCATCACGACCTCACAGGGGTTGAAGGTGTCCCAAAGGACCTCCTTGGATCGCTGACTTTTGGCAGAGCTGGTCAGGTTGCAAATTATAGACTCCACGTGTCTAGAAGATTTAAGACCCACATGAGCATTGTCCCATACAAATACACTAATATGTTAAATACAGtcgctagtgaaagtctacacaccccttgcacaaTCTTCCCGTTTTGCAGCCTTAATATTGTATCTAAAAAGGATTACATTTTTCCTACTGATCTATAGAAAAAATGTcctaaataatataaaataaatcaTGAATACTTATTGATTGCGTATGTCTATTTTGTGGAACACCTTTGGCgaccattacagctgtgaatattTTTTCTAGCAATCTTGCACAGCTCTTAACCCCTGTAAATCTAGGAGGTTGGGGGAGGGAATATTGAATTGGGCCTTCACTACGATAGCCcagagaaacgcattgaataacacattcataaatgtatCATAAGAAGTGTCTGtcttatatctaggagatataggAAAGCACaggaaatacactacatgacaaaaagtatgtggacacctgcttgtcgaacatctcattccaaaatcatggccattaatatggagttggtccccacctttgctgctataacagactccacttttctgggaaggctttccacttgatgttggaacattgctgcggggacttgcttccatttagccacaagagcattagtgaggtcgggcactgatgttgggcaattaggcctggctcgcagtcggcgttccaattcatcccaaaggttgccacaaagttggaagcacagaatcatctagaatgtcattgtatactgtggCGTTAaaatgtcccttcactggaactaaggtgcctagcctgaaccatgaaaaacagccccagccccagccccagcccataattcctcctccatcaaacgttacagttggcactatgcgttGGGGAGGGTAGCGTTCTCCAGGCATCCGCCACACCAAGATTTGTCCGTTGGATTGCCAGATGGTGTGATTCGTGACTTCAGAGAACctgtttccactgctctagagtccaatggcgaccgagctttacaccactccagccgacgcttggcattgcgcatggtgattttaggcttgtgtgcggctgctcggccatggaaacccatttcatgaagctcccaatgaacagttattgtgctgacgttgcttctagagTCAGTTTGGAACACGGTAGTGAGTGTTGGAACCGAGGACGGACGATTTTTACACTCTATGCGCTTAACCACTCAGCGATccgttctgtgagattgtgtggcctaccacttcgcggctgagccgtttttgctcctagacttttccacttcacaataacagcacttacagatggccagggcagaaatttgacggtgccacgttgaaagtcactgagctcttcagtaagaccattctactgacaatgtttgtctatggagattgcatggctgtatgctcaattttatacacctgtcagcaacaggtgtcactgaaattgccgaatccactaatttcaaggggtgtctacatacttttgtatataatgTGGAAGGGGTAAACCTCAACCCGAACGTTTCCTGACTTGATCAAGGAGAGTTGTTGTCCACACTCCTCTTCTGGTGTAAAATTTAAAGCATTCAAAGCATAACCACGCAAGACGTCTGAGTTAAGTGTTTCCTTTAAGTGTTTCCTTGAAGCCAAGGCCAATTGTTAAAATTAACACACTGATTATCCTGAACCATGATCTGGCTGGAATGGTTTGCTTCAAAACTGTTGTCCGTCTACATACATAGCCATGAATTCCAAATGATAATGTTTGAAGTTCAAAGGATTCTTATTATATGAACCTGTAAAACTATCATTGTCCACCAGACCGATAACTATGCATTTTGATAGTGGTCCTAGAAACCAATTATCTTGATTACACACGAGGTTACCTGAAAGCTAAACTAATTGTCTTCATACACCCTTTCAATTGGTTACTTTGCAGTTGATGACAATAGAGCTTGGGCATGTCCAAGTTTCACGACTGGAGATAGTTACTTTCTTGACAAAAAGTGACGCCGATATACGCCGTAACGTAACGCCGTAACGTACATCCCCAAACACCCATCAGGCAAAACTCACATTTTCTTTTACAACGCACCAGGCGAATCTTAATGTCCAAACCATTCAACATGAGTTTCTCTTAAAATAAAATGTCACTATATAAGTCCAATGATTTCAAATATTGCACTGTCCGATGTATTTGCAGCCTCTTTAGTCAGTCCGCTGTTAGCCCTTGCAGAGTCGGGTCACGTTAATTTGCCCCGCTGAGTCCTTGGAAATCAAACCCCCTGAAAATTGCGTCTCCAGAGTGTCAGCACTATAATTCAAAATGCTTTCTATAACGGCTCGATATGGTTATGTAACGTTACTACTTCTCTGGCTGATTTAAACGATTACCCAAGGAAACATCCACCTGTGTGAAAACATGTTTACTATTGGATAATTGATAAGACCTACAGGTGTTCCGGTGTCAACCACTATCGCTAATACGTACAATATTTGTTCCATTAGGTTAAGTGACTTTGACACTTAGGTATAGCAAGGTATTATTCAGATCAACATAATCTTCACCATTGCCAGCTATGAAGAACTCCAAATGTGCTGTATCCGAGATTGCTGAGAGGCTGTATTTGAATGTATGTATTTTTCTCAGTAATGTTTGTGTAAATGGAAGACTCTGGTTTGGTGCACTCCCCAGACATACTATGTTATAGAGCCATCACACctgtaaaatatgttttaaacAACCTTGCTGTGTTTGCTCTGTGAGGCCTCCATGCTGCTCGTTTCCTTTTATGTGGTCAAGCTGCCATGGATAGATGTTACTACACAGTGTGTTTTAGGCTAATTAAGTAACTTAATGACATGGTTTAACCATGAGTGCAAAGAACCACTTTCGCTAATACGTACAAATGTGAGCTCTCATCTGAACATGAATAAATAGGTAACTTGAATTGGGTCTACAAGCAACAGTGCGAGAtaaacaatat
The sequence above is a segment of the Salvelinus fontinalis isolate EN_2023a chromosome 15, ASM2944872v1, whole genome shotgun sequence genome. Coding sequences within it:
- the LOC129812121 gene encoding lutropin-choriogonadotropic hormone receptor-like; translation: MRTVTPVRRHSLVRYIAAPRIGRARVGIEPGTEVLIPEVLIPGDQVYIRVFRRKWNEPRHVESIICNLTSSAKSQRSKEVLWDTFNPCEVVMSLGFMQVSVWLVSLPAVLANLLVLFILLTSHNKLTIIRFLLSNLALADLYMGMYLLLTASVDLYMRSRSHHYAIDWQTGAGCQLAGALTVFASELSVYTLAAM